From a single Cotesia glomerata isolate CgM1 linkage group LG6, MPM_Cglom_v2.3, whole genome shotgun sequence genomic region:
- the LOC123268146 gene encoding homeobox protein araucan-like isoform X1 — MDMQEDCWEHVGLLQDVSGSGQPTPPDLNPAFLCNQQQQLLVSGGQPTTATSPAVSSGGALSPSALSPSSNARTTSSAVPGGSGGAETPVGSSTGAGCCENGRPMMTDPVTGQTVCSCQYDSAARLALGAYPRLGPPATSYSTYPTPTPSATDQGPYPSIGMDSSAFYSPLGNPYGLKDATGMGMTADMGAAWGTAALQPAATGYYPYDPTLAAYGYGAGYDLAARRKNATRESTATLKAWLNEHKKNPYPTKGEKIMLAIITKMTLTQVSTWFANARRRLKKENKMTWEPKNKTDDDDDAILTDSEDNKDKDDMASDHRSDRVGDDSQRSLDDNEPIRHVKAEHMHHDKDLEDDDDLDLEEDPRRSDMGYHHMPHHPHHHHHHHHHHQGYGEEHHLKEEGKPDCQAGVPIPATKPKIWSLADTAACKTPPPSHSHAHHHHHQQQQQYLHHHHYGLQHQQQQQQHHQQLHHQNLHLNQHQNQPWQLGSTNPSTDNSGGGLSSFALPSSATSMSPSGAGPTPYSNVSRYGGFLGSANQLHYSCNSNPNPNPNPNPNPNLNSSASSSASSSTAVGFPEVGTDTPPQTPPNMKVATPNGVIQAAPAPTYCPGGIITTALPSSNNNNNNNNNNNSNTTTNNNNNNNNHNNNNNNNTNTNNNNNNPTSTNHYAGVTNGILSASTGYLSSSSVSSVSSNSSSFGSRLQSPHKEFGNQNGLHQQTTTAEAATAFKPFYKDFIYSRSQSMASGFVSPV; from the exons TTGCTAGTAAGCGGAGGACAACCAACAACAGCTACATCCCCGGCAGTGTCGTCTGGAGGAGCTTTGAGTCCTAGCGCACTGTCACCATCGTCAAATGCCCGGACGACGAGTAGCGCAGTACCTGGTGGATCTGGAGGCGCTGAAACCCCAGTTGGGAGCTCCACCGGCGCTGGATGTTGTGAAAATGGAAGACCGATGATGACCGATCCGGTTACCGGACAAACTGTATGTTCGTGTCAGTACGACAGTGCAGCGCGTCTGGCCCTTGGGGCTTATCCAAGACTGGGCCCTCCAGCCACCTCTTATTCGACGTACCCTACACCAACACCCTCGGCGACTGATCAGGGACCGTATCCCAGTATTGGAATGGACAGTTCTGCTTTCTACTCACCTCTT GGAAATCCTTATGGACTAAAGGATGCAACGGGGATGGGAATGACGGCGGATATGGGCGCAGCCTGGGGCACGGCGGCATTACAACCCGCCGCGACTGGATACTACCCCTATGATCCAACGTTAGCTGCTTATGg ATACGGAGCTGGATATGATTTAGCGGCACGTCGGAAAAATGCGACGAGAGAATCTACGGCGACGCTAAAAGCTTGGTTAaatgaacataaaaaaaatccgtaTCCGACTAAAGGCGAAAAAATTATGCTGGCAATAATCACCAAGATGACTTTAACTCAGGTGTCGACGTGGTTTGCTAATGCAAGGAGAAGGctcaaaaaagaaaataaaatgacgTGGGAGCCCAAGAACAAAACTGACGATGACGACGACGCGATACTTACTGACTCTGAAGATAATAAAGACAAGGATGATATGGCCAGTGATCACCGAAGTGATCGCGTTGGAGATGATTCACAACGCAGTCTAGATGACAATG AACCAATTCGGCACGTAAAAGCTGAACATATGCACCACGATAAAGATCTCGAGGATGATGATGACTTGGATTTGGAAGAGGATCCTAGACGCAGTGATATGGGATATCACCACATGCCTCATCATCCTCACCAccaccatcatcatcaccacCATCACCAAGGCTACGGAGAGGAGCACCATTTAAAGGAGGAAGGAAAACCTGATTGTCAAGCGGGTGTGCCAATTCCCGCGACAAAGCCCAAAATTTGGTCTCTCGCGGACACAGCCGCTTGTAAAACTCCACCTCCTAGCCATTCACACGCGCATCACCATCACCATCAGCAGCAACAACAGTACCTACACCATCATCACTATGGTCTCCAGCAtcagcagcaacagcagcagcacCATCAGCAACTTCACCATCAAAATCTTCACCTGAACCAACATCAAAACCAACCCTGGCAATTGGGATCGACAAATCCGAGCACAGACAACTCGGGAGGAGGTCTCAGTTCATTTGCGCTTCCTTCGTCAGCGACCTCGATGAGTCCCTCCGGTGCTGGTCCAACTCCTTATTCAAATGTCTCGAGGTATGGTGGATTTCTTGGTTCCGCTAACCAACTTCACTACAGTTGCAATTCAAATCCAAATCCAAATCCAAATCCTAATCCAAACCCAAATTTAAATTCCTCGGCCTCCTCTTCAGCTTCATCGAGCACGGCGGTGGGGTTTCCCGAAGTTGGTACGGACACACCACCTCAAACCCCCCCGAACATGAAGGTGGCAACACCCAATGGTGTGATCCAAGCAGCTCCAGCTCCAACGTACTGCCCTGGTGGCATCATCACAACCGCCCTTCctagtagtaataataataataataataataataataacaacagcaATACCActaccaataataataataataataataatcataataataataataataataataccaataccaacaataataacaataatcctACGTCAACAAATCACTATGCTGGCGTGACAAACGGAATTCTTTCGGCCAGTACTGGATATCTTTCCTCAAGTTCGGTATCCTCCGTCAGTAGCAACTCTTCGTCATTTGGATCGAGACTCCAGAGTCCTCACAAAGAATTCGGAAATCAGAATGGTCTACATCAGCAGACCACCACAGCAGAAGCTGCAACCGCATTCAAACCCTTTTACAAAGA CTTTATTTATTCTAGATCACAATCTATGGCTAGTGGATTCGTGTCGCCAGTTTAG
- the LOC123268146 gene encoding homeobox protein araucan-like isoform X2, protein MDMQEDCWEHVGLLQDVSGSGQPTPPDLNPAFLCNQQQQLLVSGGQPTTATSPAVSSGGALSPSALSPSSNARTTSSAVPGGSGGAETPVGSSTGAGCCENGRPMMTDPVTGQTVCSCQYDSAARLALGAYPRLGPPATSYSTYPTPTPSATDQGPYPSIGMDSSAFYSPLGNPYGLKDATGMGMTADMGAAWGTAALQPAATGYYPYDPTLAAYGYGAGYDLAARRKNATRESTATLKAWLNEHKKNPYPTKGEKIMLAIITKMTLTQVSTWFANARRRLKKENKMTWEPKNKTDDDDDAILTDSEDNKDKDDMASDHRSDRVGDDSQRSLDDNEPIRHVKAEHMHHDKDLEDDDDLDLEEDPRRSDMGYHHMPHHPHHHHHHHHHHQGYGEEHHLKEEGKPDCQAGVPIPATKPKIWSLADTAACKTPPPSHSHAHHHHHQQQQQYLHHHHYGLQHQQQQQQHHQQLHHQNLHLNQHQNQPWQLGSTNPSTDNSGGGLSSFALPSSATSMSPSGAGPTPYSNVSRYGGFLGSANQLHYSCNSNPNPNPNPNPNPNLNSSASSSASSSTAVGFPEVGTDTPPQTPPNMKVATPNGVIQAAPAPTYCPGGIITTALPSSNNNNNNNNNNNSNTTTNNNNNNNNHNNNNNNNTNTNNNNNNPTSTNHYAGVTNGILSASTGYLSSSSVSSVSSNSSSFGSRLQSPHKEFGNQNGLHQQTTTAEAATAFKPFYKESQSMASGFVSPV, encoded by the exons TTGCTAGTAAGCGGAGGACAACCAACAACAGCTACATCCCCGGCAGTGTCGTCTGGAGGAGCTTTGAGTCCTAGCGCACTGTCACCATCGTCAAATGCCCGGACGACGAGTAGCGCAGTACCTGGTGGATCTGGAGGCGCTGAAACCCCAGTTGGGAGCTCCACCGGCGCTGGATGTTGTGAAAATGGAAGACCGATGATGACCGATCCGGTTACCGGACAAACTGTATGTTCGTGTCAGTACGACAGTGCAGCGCGTCTGGCCCTTGGGGCTTATCCAAGACTGGGCCCTCCAGCCACCTCTTATTCGACGTACCCTACACCAACACCCTCGGCGACTGATCAGGGACCGTATCCCAGTATTGGAATGGACAGTTCTGCTTTCTACTCACCTCTT GGAAATCCTTATGGACTAAAGGATGCAACGGGGATGGGAATGACGGCGGATATGGGCGCAGCCTGGGGCACGGCGGCATTACAACCCGCCGCGACTGGATACTACCCCTATGATCCAACGTTAGCTGCTTATGg ATACGGAGCTGGATATGATTTAGCGGCACGTCGGAAAAATGCGACGAGAGAATCTACGGCGACGCTAAAAGCTTGGTTAaatgaacataaaaaaaatccgtaTCCGACTAAAGGCGAAAAAATTATGCTGGCAATAATCACCAAGATGACTTTAACTCAGGTGTCGACGTGGTTTGCTAATGCAAGGAGAAGGctcaaaaaagaaaataaaatgacgTGGGAGCCCAAGAACAAAACTGACGATGACGACGACGCGATACTTACTGACTCTGAAGATAATAAAGACAAGGATGATATGGCCAGTGATCACCGAAGTGATCGCGTTGGAGATGATTCACAACGCAGTCTAGATGACAATG AACCAATTCGGCACGTAAAAGCTGAACATATGCACCACGATAAAGATCTCGAGGATGATGATGACTTGGATTTGGAAGAGGATCCTAGACGCAGTGATATGGGATATCACCACATGCCTCATCATCCTCACCAccaccatcatcatcaccacCATCACCAAGGCTACGGAGAGGAGCACCATTTAAAGGAGGAAGGAAAACCTGATTGTCAAGCGGGTGTGCCAATTCCCGCGACAAAGCCCAAAATTTGGTCTCTCGCGGACACAGCCGCTTGTAAAACTCCACCTCCTAGCCATTCACACGCGCATCACCATCACCATCAGCAGCAACAACAGTACCTACACCATCATCACTATGGTCTCCAGCAtcagcagcaacagcagcagcacCATCAGCAACTTCACCATCAAAATCTTCACCTGAACCAACATCAAAACCAACCCTGGCAATTGGGATCGACAAATCCGAGCACAGACAACTCGGGAGGAGGTCTCAGTTCATTTGCGCTTCCTTCGTCAGCGACCTCGATGAGTCCCTCCGGTGCTGGTCCAACTCCTTATTCAAATGTCTCGAGGTATGGTGGATTTCTTGGTTCCGCTAACCAACTTCACTACAGTTGCAATTCAAATCCAAATCCAAATCCAAATCCTAATCCAAACCCAAATTTAAATTCCTCGGCCTCCTCTTCAGCTTCATCGAGCACGGCGGTGGGGTTTCCCGAAGTTGGTACGGACACACCACCTCAAACCCCCCCGAACATGAAGGTGGCAACACCCAATGGTGTGATCCAAGCAGCTCCAGCTCCAACGTACTGCCCTGGTGGCATCATCACAACCGCCCTTCctagtagtaataataataataataataataataataacaacagcaATACCActaccaataataataataataataataatcataataataataataataataataccaataccaacaataataacaataatcctACGTCAACAAATCACTATGCTGGCGTGACAAACGGAATTCTTTCGGCCAGTACTGGATATCTTTCCTCAAGTTCGGTATCCTCCGTCAGTAGCAACTCTTCGTCATTTGGATCGAGACTCCAGAGTCCTCACAAAGAATTCGGAAATCAGAATGGTCTACATCAGCAGACCACCACAGCAGAAGCTGCAACCGCATTCAAACCCTTTTACAAAGA ATCACAATCTATGGCTAGTGGATTCGTGTCGCCAGTTTAG